The following are encoded together in the Choloepus didactylus isolate mChoDid1 chromosome 7, mChoDid1.pri, whole genome shotgun sequence genome:
- the TAAR1 gene encoding trace amine-associated receptor 1, whose amino-acid sequence MMSFCHDIINISCVKSSWSNNFRASLYSLMVLVILTTLVGNLIVIISIAHFKQLHTPTNWLIHSMATVDFLLGCLVMPYSMVRSVEQCWYFGEVFCKIHTSADIMLSSASIFHLSFISIDRYYAVCDPLRYKARISILVISVMIFIGWGVPALFAFGMIFLELNLKGAEEMYYKHVHCVGTCSVFFSKSSGVLAFMTSFYVPGSIMLCIYFRIYFIAEGHARSIKDTNQKFQIGLEEKNGISRSRERKAAKTLGIVMGVFLICWCPFFVCTVMDPFVDYTIPPALTDALIWFGYLNSTFNPMVYCFFYPWFRRALKMILLGKIFQKDSSRYKLFLEPNS is encoded by the coding sequence ATGATGTCCTTTTGCCACGATATAATTAACATTTCCTGTGTGAAAAGCAGCTGGTCCAATAACTTCCGAGCTTCTCTATACAGTTTAATGGTGCTAGTAATTTTGACCACACTGGTTGGCAATCTGATCGTTATTATTTCCATAGCACACTTCAAGCAACTCCATACCCCAACCAACTGGCTCATTCATTCCATGGCCACCGTGGACTTTCTGCTAGGGTGCTTGGTCATGCCTTATAGCATGGTGAGGTCTGTTGAGCAGTGCTGGTATTTTGGAGAAGTCTTCTGTAAAATTCACACCAGCGCTGATATTATGCTGAGCTCAGCGTCCATTTTCCACTTGTCCTTCATTTCCATTGACCGCTACTATGCTGTGTGCGATCCATTGAGATACAAAGCCAGGATCAGTATCTTGGTTATCTCCGTGATGATCTTCATTGGTTGGGGTGTCCCTGCTCTTTTTGCATTTGGCATGATCTTTCTGGAGCTAAACCTCAAAGGAGCTGAAGAGATGTATTACAAGCACGTTCACTGTGTAGGGACCTGCTCTGTCTTCTTTAGCAAATCATCTGGGGTATTGGCCTTCATGACTTCCTTCTATGTGCCTGGATCTATTATGTTGTGTAtctattttagaatatatttcaTAGCTGAAGGGCATGCAAGATCAATTAAGGATACAAATCAGAAGTTTCAAATTGGAttggaagagaaaaatggaatttCACGAAGCAGGGAGAGGAAAGCAGCAAAGACGTTGGGGATCGTGATGGGGGTTTTCCTAATCTGCTGGTGTCCTTTCTTTGTCTGCACAGTTATGGATCCTTTTGTGGACTACACAATCCCGCCAGCTTTGACTGATGCATTGATTTGGTTTGGCTACTTGAACTCTACTTTTAATCCAAtggtttattgttttttctatccCTGGTTCAGAAGGGCACTGAAGATGATTCTACTTGGTAAAATTTTCCAAAAGGATTCATCCAGGTATAAGTTATTTTTAGAACCAAATTCATAG